In Bacillus sp. E(2018), the genomic window CAAGCGCTGATTGGTTCCATACTTCATAAGCATCGAGTAAGCTCGTGTCTTTTATGTTTCCAAGTGCAGGAGCATCTCCAAAGTCTGTCACGATAATGTTTCCATCGAATAAGTTGATATTTAATCGTGATCTACCATCAGGATCATTACGCACTGTAACATTTTCTTCTGCTTGAAGTCTTCTGATCAATTTCAAATCCTCTTCGTTTTCTGAGCAAGCATAGAAGGGAAGAGTTCCGAAAAGCATCCAAGTGTTCTTATCACGAATATCGAGTAGATGATGAATACTTTCACGCATTTCTTCTAAAGAAATGGTTTCCAAAGTACTTGCGAAATCGCTCGGGTACATAGGATGAATCTCGTGACGCTGACAACCCATCTCAAGAACGTGTTTATGTATCTCTTCTAAGTAGGGCAACGTCTTCTTATTTAACATCGTTTCAGCAGATACCATCACACCTGCTTTTGTTAAAGCCTGAGCGTTTTCGACTAAACGAGTAAAATAAGCTTGGCGTTGGTCAACGGAAGGCTTCTTTTCCATCATCGCAAAGCCTGTATCAGAAAATTCCTCCACCGTTCCCCAGTTATGGGAAATGTGAAGCACATCCAAATACGGAATAATTTTTTCGTAGCGTGCTAAATCTAACGTTAAATTAGAGTTGATCTGAGTACGTGCACCACGTTCTCTTGCGTATTTTAATAGGGGCACAACGTAATTATTTACTGATTTTAAGGAAAGCATCGGCTCACCGCCAGTAATACTGAAAGCTCTTAATTGAGGAATCTCATCGAGTCGTTGGATAACAAGATCAAGCGGAAGAGGCTCAGGGTCTTTTGTTTGAAGCGTGTATCCGACAGCACAGTGCGCACAACGCATGTTGCACATTGTGGTCGTCGTTATTTCTATATTGGATAGCTGAAGTTTTTTATGTTCACTCATATCTAAATAAGCTTCCCACGGATCGTTCTTTGGGGTTATCGCTTTTAATTCAGTTTTTAACACCATCATACATCTCCTTTGCGACCATAAATGGACAGTATCTATCTTAACCGAACCCTCATTAAAGAAAAAGGATAATATTCTGTTGGCAAAATCCGTTGACCTTGTTAAAGTAGAAGGGATGGAAAGGAGAGATCAACATGGGTAACTCTATTCAGGATAAATCCTCTCAAAAAGAATATATTAAAAATCGTATTGACTTATTAGTTGATGTTTTAGATTCTATAGATGCTGAAACAGCAGGAATTGAAGAGATCGACCGAATCATCGGAATGCTGGACGACTTAGAAGAAAAGTGCAAACAGTTCCGTCATGATTGGGAAGAAAAATAAGCTCGAAAACCGTTTCTTTATTAAAGAGACGGTTTTTTTTGTTATAATGAACTCATTAATAATTTGATTACGCTTACAATAGCAAGTCACAAAGGGGTAGTGAAGAGATGGAGAAATTTCAAGAAAGCATGTACAAGCTGATTGTTGAAACATCAACGAAATTGCCGAAAGACGTTCGCCGTGCCATTCTTGCAGCTAAGCTAAAAGAAAATGCCGGAACACGTGCTGCGATGTCTTTAGATACGATTACAGATAATATCTTAAAAGCTGATGAAAATGTTTCGCCGATCTGCCAGGATACGGGACTTCCTACTTTTAAAATTAAAGTTCCTGTAGGAGTCAACCAGATTAAGATGAAAAAAGCCATCCGTCAAGCGATTGCAGATGCAACAAAAGACACAAAGCTTCGTCCGAATTCAGTTGATTCGATCACTGGAGACAACAGTGGAGACAACCTAGGAGACGGGACACCTGTTATTAAATTTGAGCAGTGGGAAGAAGATTACATTGATGCGCGTCTTATCTTAAAAGGCGGCGGTTGTGAAAATAAAAACATTCAATATAGTCTTCCTGCTGAGTTAGAAGGCTTAGGACGAGCGGGACGTGATCTGGACGGTATCCGTAAATGTATCATGCACTCCGTTTACCAAGCTCAAGGTCAAGGCTGTAGTGCCGGTTTTATCGGTGTTGGAATCGGGGGAGACCGTACATCAGGGTATGAATTAGCGAAAGAGATGCTATTCCGTTCGGTAGATGACGTCAATCCAAACGAAAATCTTCGTAAACTTGAAGAGTATGTGATGGAGAACGCGAATAAGCTTGGGATCGGTACGATGGGCTTTGGCGGTGAAACGACGTTACTTGGCTGTAAAGTTGGTGTGATCAATCGTATTCCAGCGAGTTTCTTTGTATCAGTAGCTTATAACTGCTGGGCATACCGTCGTTTAGGTGTAAAACTTAACGCTGAAACGGGAGAAATTCAAGATTGGTTGTATACAGAAGGCGAAGAAGTGGATTTCACTAAAGCTGAAGAGGAAGCAGCAGCAGCTGTTGAACAACAGGAAGAAAAGACGAGAAGCGTCACACTTGAAGCTCCTATTACCGAAGAGCAGATTCGTGAGCTAAAAGTCGGAGATGTTGTGACGATCAACGGAATGATGCATACAGGTCGAGATGCTATTCATAAACATTTAATGGATAATCCAGCTCCAATCGATCTGAACGGTCAGATCATTTATCACTGCGGACCAGTAATGGCAAAAGACGCTGAAGGAAATTGGGTCGTTAAAGCGGCAGGACCGACGACAAGTATTCGTGAGGAACCTTACCAAGGCGACATTATGAAGAAGTTTGGAATCCGCGCAGTTATTGGTAAGGGTGGTATGGGTCCAAAAACGTTAGCGGCTCTAAAAGAACACGGCGGTGTTTATCTGAACGCTATCGGCGGTGCTGCACAATATTACGCAGAGTGTATGGAAAAAGTTGAAGGTGTCGACCTAATGGAATTCGGAGTTCCAGAAGCGATGTGGCACATTCGCGTCAATGGCTTTACAGCAGTTGTTACGATGGATTCACACGGAAACAGTCTTCATGAGCATGTAGAGAAGTCATCCTTACAAAAGCTAGAGCAGTTTAAAGATCCAGTTTTTAAATAAAATGAAATGTGAGCCACAGTTCTGATATGGAACTGTGGTTTTTGTTTTTACTACAGTAAATAATATTAGTAAGCCCAAATAATAGGAAAGATACAACTCTTTTTTGAGCTCGTCCAGCGGCATGAAATGCATGCTGAACGAGCGCCATACGAAAAATACGAGCGCCATACGAAAAATACGAGCGCCATACGAAAAATACGAGCGCCATACGAAAAATACGAGCGCCATACGAAAAATACGAGCGCCATATCAAAAAATGCGTTAATCCAATTTAAACTCCCCACAAACAAAACAATACGTTTCCTTAATATCCCTAGCATGGTTTTCTACAATTACACCAAAATAAAGGTATAGGTTGTCGCTTGAAGGAGGAAGTTTAATGAGAATCAATCGGCTCCTGTGCCTAATATTGGTTTCAATCTTGTTTTTTACACAAACACATGTTATTTATGCTCAAAGAGGCGTATCCAATCAAAGACTGGAATGGTACTTTGAGAAAAAAGGGGAAGAGAAGCCTCCGATCACAGATGAAAGATATATGGAGCTTGTTCATAAATATGATAGCCTTTTTGTTGGCGACCCAGCCAAAAAGGACATCTATTTAACCTTCGATAATGGGTACGAAAACGGTTATACCGATAACGTTTTGGATGTGTTGAAGAGAAAGAAAGTACCTGCAGCCTTTTTTGTAACCGGACAATTTATGAAGACACACCCTCACCTAATAAAACGAATGGCTGAAGAAGGGCATATAGTAGGGAATCACTCGTATTACCATCCAGATCTTACTCAAGTGTCTGATTCACGTTTAAAAAACGAGCTTGAAAAAGTAAAGCTCAGATACACGGAGATAACCGGAAAAACAGACATGAATTATATTCGACCTCCACGAGGTGTGTTTAGCGAAAGAACGATCATGCTTGCTAAACAAGAAGGATATACACATGTGTTTTGGTCACTTGCCTTTTTAGATTGGGAAACCAATAAACAGCGTGGGTGGCAATATTCATACAACCAAATCATGAAGCAGATCCACCCAGGCAGCATCATGCTTCTGCATACGGTTTCTAAAGACAATTCAGATGCACTCGAACGCACGATAGAAGCTCTTCAAAAAAGAGGCTATACATTTAAAAGCTTAGACGACTTACAGCTAAAAAAATCTGTACCAACTCCATTGTTATTTAAATCTTAAAAAACACTTTTGCATTTTTTTGCGAAGGTGTTTCTTTTTTCTAAGTTAAAGGCACAATGAAAAACGCTTAAACCTCTCTTTAAAAAGAACGGAGGTTTAAGCGTTCAACATTTATTTTAATACATGTAGTTGTACGTCATCGAGGTAAATCTCATGTTTGCCCAGTGGTGATCCTGGACTTTTTCCAAGAAGAAACTTTAATGACAATGTATCTGTTTCAGTAGGGGTGATCTGAAAGGTATAAATTGTTTCTTCATTTCCAATTTCAATGCTTTCAGCAAAATAACGCTTGTACTGTGCATTTTCTAACGTGACCTCTATGTTACGAGCGATCTGTGAGGATACTGAAAACCGTAGTTCATAGTTCAATCCCTTCACTAACTTTAAATTCCCTTGTTCTAAAAGAACGCTCCATGGCTCATTTCCTTCAGAATCAATGCTGATTTTGGCTTTACCATCTTCACTCATGATCTCAGCAGCTGCATCGTAATGAACATAGGGAGTCCAAAATGAAAGGCCAGAAAGAAAATCTCCATTTTTTAATGGTTTCATGTCTACATCGTTGTAATCAGGAATATTGGTTAGGTTCTTTAGAAAAATGTCATCCAAGTAAACATCAGCAGAATGGCCACCTAAATAAAAGATCAACTGGCTATTATAATCTGACGTTGCGGCATCAAACTTAAATTTCAACTCGTACATATCACTCTTTTTGTTTAGGGTTACTTTAGATGGTGTTACATAGTACTGATTGCCGTTTTCATCTAATACACCAATTTCAATGGATCGAGCTCTATCCGCTTTCCCTTTAAAGGTTAAAAGGTATTCGTTTCCTTTGACCAATTGTATTCCTTTTTGAACAAGGTACTTATCTGTTTTCTTAGAAGAGTGTCCTTTTAGTTCAGCATGAAATTCACGCGTTTTCTCATTAACAACTGCTCTATCTTTTTTGTGATTGGAAATAAAGTCCCAATACGTCAATCGATCCATTGCGCCTTGATCAAATGTCCCATTATAGATGTGGTTACCATCTGGCAGTGGTGATTTAGTCGCGGACTCATTAATCGGTTCATTTGTGACTTCTTCAACACGTACGTCTCCAATCCAAACAGGGATACTTCCATTGTTGCCTAAATTAAATTCTAATCGAGCGGCAAGATCAGTATCGGCAAGCATATCAAACGTAAAAGAATAGTTAGCAAGTGAATTGCTTAACTTGATCGTTTCTTCATTGGAGTATTTGCCCCATCCACGTTCTGCACCACCGCCGACTTTAACAGATATCTGTCGATCAGATGCTGCTTTTGCATCAAAGCTAACTTTGTATCGTCCACTTTTACCGAGCGAAAGAAGTTGAATCGCTTGTACAGAATGTGAAAAGGCTCCAGGAACTTGTGGAGTGATCACTGCAAAATTCTTATTATCGATCAATTCTGTATCAGCAGAAGCTTGACCACCAAAATCGGGAAGAGTAACAAGGTTCCAGTAGGTTGGATCAAATGGCGTTTCATTTTGATCGATACGTGTAAATGGTCTTTCAAAGTTTCCATCATAAATAAGGTTTCCGTCTTCGAGAGGCTGTTTAGCTTCTTCTGGCAATTCAACGGGCTTTGGAGTAGGTTCTACTGGATCTCTATAATCTCCGTTTTTTATTTCGTAAACACGAACATAATCAATTTCCATCTGTTGAGGGAAGGTAGTCGTTTCATCGGGATCTCCATCAAACCAACCGCCAACAGCTAAGTTCATGATTAAATAAAAGTTTTGATCGAATGGTGCAGGATACGAGTACTTGATCGGATTATTTTGTCCTTTTGCATACCACTCATTTTGGGTTTGATATAGTTTACCGTCCACATACCATCTGATCTCACCAGGTTCCCATTCGATGGCATATGTGTGCCAAGTATTGATTCCTTCGTTAAAAGGGAATTCAAACTCTTTACCTGTATACCGATTGTTTGGCCAAGTTTCACCATAATGAAGCGTTCCAGCCACTTTATTTGGTTTACTTCCCCAAGCTTCCATGATATCTATTTCACCTGAAGCAGCCCAACCTCCATATCGATCTTTCTCGGGTAACATCCAAACCGCTGGCCATAACCCTTTGCCTGTAGGAGACTTTGCACGAACCTCATAACGACCATACGTCTGACTAAATAATCCCTTCGTTTTTAACTTAGCAGATGTATAATCATAGGTACCAGAGTCATCCGTGGTGCTCTCTTTCTTAGCGCGAATAATCAATTTACCATCTTTTATAAATGAGTTCTCATCAGAGTTTGTATAGTATTGTTTTTCATTATTTCCCCACCCAGGCGTAATTGGATTACCCTCTTCGTCTTTTATCCAGTTACCGGTGTCATAGGTCCACTTCTTTGGGTCGATTTGTGGTTTGTTAAATTCATCGGACCAAGTAAGAGACCATTTCGTTTTCTCTTTCTTTCTTTGGACTTCTTTATCCACATCGTCATCTGCAGAGGCGATCACACCGCTAGGCATCATTAATAAAGCAGAGAGAGCAAAAGCATAGATTCTTTTCACTGAACATATCCTCCTTAGTTATAAAAATAAATCGAAAGCGGTTTCGAAAAACTATAAAAATATATACACGATTTACGAAAGCGCTTTCGTTATAGCTATTATAGAGATTTTGAAAATTCATCACAATCTGACTTTAGTAATGTTTTTATATAAAATCATTTTCAAGTTGGTAGAACATGCGAGTTTCGTCTACAATAAGAAAAGCCACTTTTAGCTAAGAAACGAGTGAATATAATTATGAAAAATACTAAACAAAACAATCCTATCATGAAGATAGGTGAGACAATTCCGCTTCAAATTAAAAGATTAGGAATCAACGGTGAAGGAATTGGATTTCACCAACGACAAGTAATCTTTGTTCCTGGAGGGATTCCAGGTGAAGAAATGTCGGTTATTATTACGAAAGTTTTTCCAAACCGAGCAGAAGCAAAGATAAAGAAAGTATTTAAAAAATCTAAAGATAGAGTAACACCACCTTGTCCAATCTATGAGACATGTGGCGGATGTCAGATTCAGCATATGTCTTATGCAGCTCAACTAAGAGAAAAACGAGATATCGTTGTGCAAGCTTTTGAGCGATACACAAAAATTCATAGGGATAAATTGAATGTGAGAGAAACAATTGGAATGAACGAGCCTTGGGCATATCGAAACAAGTCTCAATTTCAAGTTGGAAAGATTGATGATACTGTAATCGCGGGACTTTATAGTTCTAACTCACATAAATTGATCAACATTGATCACTGTCTCGTTCAACATGAGGATACGAATATTGTCACGAATAAAGTAAAACAGATAATTAGAGATCTGAATCTACCTATATATGACGAAAGAAAACAAACGGGCAGCATACGGACTATTGTAGTTCGAACAGCATTCCGTACGGATGAGATTCAGTTAGTCATCGTAACGGCAACGAATGAGCTGCCGAAAAAAGAAATTTTTGTAGCAGAGATCAAGAAAAGATTGCCTCAAGTGACTTCCTTTGTTCAAAATGTAAACGAAGAGAAAACGTCGCTTGTATTCGGTGAACAGACGGAGGGTATTTTCGGAAAAGATACGATAACCGAACATCTTGGAGATCTTCGTTTTGAGCTATCAGCACGTGCATTTTTCCAGTTAAATCCTGAGCAGACTGTAAACTTATATAACGAAGTAAAAAGACAGGCCAATCTGACTGGGAATGAGAAGGTTGTTGATGCTTATTGTGGTTCGGGTACGATCGGCATGTGGCTCGCGAATGGTGCAGAAGAAGTAAGAGGGATGGACATCATTAAAGAATCCATCATGGATGCAAGAAAAAATGCTGAGAAACATCAGATTAAGAACGCTTATTATGAGACAGGAAGAGCTGAAAAACTTCTCCCAAAATGGGTAAAAGAAGGCTGGCAACCTGACGTAGTAGTCGTAGATCCACCGAGAACGGGGTGTGATCCTATTTTCTTAGAAACGATTATAAAGACAAAACCTAAAAAAATGGTGTACGTATCTTGTAACCCTTCAACATTAGCGAAAGATGTCCACATGTTAATAAGTAATGGTTTTAAGGTAGAACAGATTACTCCTGTGGATATGTTTCCGCAAACATCACAAGTTGAAGCTGTTTGTACGTTAGTATTGAAATAGATCGTGAAAGCAACGATGATGTATGAAAACGAAGATCGGTGGAGCTTCACGATTGAAATGAAATAATATATTTAAAGCTTTAAAAATTCAGAAATATACACACTATCCACATGTTTTTCCACAGAAAATGTGCATAACTAAGAAATTTTGCACAAAGTTGCACACAATAGAACGTATTAAAATGGTAACCATCAACATTATCAACAACCCTGTTGATAACTTTATCCACAGGGTAGATGGATCATACAGATTTCTATATTAAAAAAAGACCTGCTATCCCAGCAGGTCTTTTTGCACTTAGCGACGACTGTTTTTCTGACGTCGGTCAGCGGCTTGTGCACGTGCTTGTGCTTCAAGATCGTTTTGATCTGCCAATTCACTTGAGTACTCGACATCAAGTCCTTTGGCTTGAGAAGCTTTAGCATTGTTGTGCAATGAGGACTTTCGGTTACGTTTTTCCACACAAATACCTCCTTAAAGATATCACGATGTTTTGAAACGTAAATCAAAAGCATTTGAGGAACTTGTCCTCAACTATAGAATGTGCATTTTTCCGCTAAATATTATAGGAAGAATCATCCTTTTAGGGAAACCGTTTCTTTAGGAATTATCTTCGTTTGTCATCTCTTGCGTTTCAGCTGTTGATTCTGCAGATTTTAATTCCTCTTTATAAAGAATTTCTTGTGTTTTAGTTAAATCGTCGTTTCTTTCTTTTGCTTGTTGTTTTTTACTCTCCATAACGTTACCTCCTTACAAAAAATAAACATCACCTCAAATGGAAGTGATGTTTATTAGTATGTGCAGAGTAAGTGTACAAGTTACCTGTATTAAGCTTCCTTTAACTGTTCTTCTACAATTTCCAGAGGCTGTGTTTGTGTACGAAGCATGTGCATGAGATAGTTATCTTTTTCAATCTGATAAAGGTTGTAAATATCCTGCCCTTGGTTTAACTGATCATAAACATCTTTTCTTGTTTCGTTAGCTAACGTCACATAAGGGATTTTCTCAGCAGCTTTTTGTGAACGAATATTTACTTTGCGAATACGCATAAAGATTGTGTGGATATCTTTCTCATAAAATAATTCAGAAAAGAAAGCTTCTTTTGCTAAAGAATTGTACCCTTTACCGAAATAAGGCTGACCAATCCAGGTGCCAAGAAAGCCATAGCCATCTTGGACATCGAATAAATTAATGGTGCCGATTGGATTATGCCACTCATCCAAAATCGTTCTGGAAATAATGTTTCCTTGGTCTTCTTCCTCGATCGTTTGCTTCGTTAGAAATAGAAATTCCTCAAATGAAGCAGCTTTTTGACGCACAAAAGGGAAGACGTCTGGGTGCACCATTAAATTGTAAAGAACATGACTCTCTGATAAATCACGCTTTTTCAACAATTTAATCCCTCCTAGAGGGCAGAAGTATCCCCCACCCTCGAATTAAGAATAAAAATTAATTCGGGGTGGGAATCGAACCCACTAGGACCAGTCATAGCTGGTGGCGCACCAATTGCCTTCCCTTGCTTCAATATTTAATTTATGAAAATAATGTTGTATTTGATTCTGGAGCGACTTTTAAAATGTTCCGGATTCGCTTAATCCGCATGTTGCTCTATTTGTATAATAAGACATTTTTTTAAAAAAGAAAATAGTTATTTTGTAGATTTTTTGTAAATTATTTCTCCGTCAATCATGGTCATGACAGGGGTAGCAGAAAAGTGGAACGGATGCTCAGTCCAGAGGGATAAATCGGCATCTTTTCCTGGCTCGATACTGCCTACTCGTTCATCAATTCCAAGGTTCTTAGCGGGAGCAATAGTGATGCCTTCAAGCGCTTTTTTTTCACTCAATCCTTCTCTAACGGCAATTGCCGCGCAAACGTTTAAATATTGAATCGGAATATAAGGATGATCGGTTGTGATTGAAACCTCAACATTATTTTCCGATAGTATGCGATACGTTTCCCATGATTTGTTCTTCAGTTCAATCTTGGACTTACGAGTTAATGTAGGACCAACACTTACTTTTAAGTTTAAATCTTTAAATGAGTCCGCAATGAGATGCCCTTCTGTACAATGTTCAATACGAAAATCTAAGTTGAATTCTTCAGCAAAACGGATAGCAGATAGGATATCATCTGCACGGTGAGCATGAATGCGAACAGGGATCTCACGGTTTAACGCTGCTGCGATCGGTGCAACACGCAAATTATCTTGGTAAGCTGAATCTTTTGCTTGATAAAAAGCTTCACGCAGCATTCCCATAATTCCCATTCGAGTGATGGAATCATTATGACGGCCACTATGGATTCGTTTTGGATTTTCGCCTAATGCAATTTTGAGTCCAGCGGTTTCCTTAATGATCATTTTTCTAATATCGTGTCCATGCGTTTTAATAACAGAAGTCGTTCCACCTATAACATTTGCACTCCCAGGCATGATGTGAGCGGTCGTTACTCCAAAACGAACAGCATCCTTAAAGGCGATGTCTAATGGATGACAGCCATCGATCGCACGAATATGAGGAGTAAGCACCTCGTGAGTCTCATTAGCATCATTTCCAGCCCATCCTGTTCCTTCGTCATACAAACCTAGATGAGTATGAACATCAATGAATCCAGGGAGAAGATGCAGATTTTCAGCTTCGATGATCTCCATATCAGCTGAAGCATCTATGTGCGTTTCGACTGCTATTATTTTGCCGTTTTCAATTAGAACATCGCCTTGCTGAAGTTCGCTGCTCGTTATCGGATATACTTTCGCTTTTTGAATTAATGTTTTCATAATATGTCACCTGATCGATTATTTTTATTATCATTGTAACAAATCATGTAAAGCCCCCTTTAAGTGTGGATAGGAGAACGTATAGCCTATGTTTTGCGCTTTTTCTGGAAGTACCTGCTGTCCCTTAAGAATCAACATGCTCATTTCTCCAAACATTATTTTAAATGCTATAGAAGGAGCTGGAAGCCAATGGGGTCGGTGCATAACGTCACCTGTTACTTGACCGAATTCTTTCATCCTAACAGGGTGGGGAGAGGTTACATTTACAGGACCTGAGTATTGTTCATTCTCTATAGCTTCTGTTATGAGCTTAGCAACGTCCTCCACATGAACCCAAGAAACCCACTGATCACCTGAACCCACCGTGCCTCCTGCAAAAAAGCGATAGGGAAGGCTTAGTTGGGGAAGCACCCCTCCATTTTTACCTAGTACTAGCCCGAAACGTGTGAAAACCGTTC contains:
- the yfkAB gene encoding radical SAM/CxCxxxxC motif protein YfkAB, which encodes MVLKTELKAITPKNDPWEAYLDMSEHKKLQLSNIEITTTTMCNMRCAHCAVGYTLQTKDPEPLPLDLVIQRLDEIPQLRAFSITGGEPMLSLKSVNNYVVPLLKYARERGARTQINSNLTLDLARYEKIIPYLDVLHISHNWGTVEEFSDTGFAMMEKKPSVDQRQAYFTRLVENAQALTKAGVMVSAETMLNKKTLPYLEEIHKHVLEMGCQRHEIHPMYPSDFASTLETISLEEMRESIHHLLDIRDKNTWMLFGTLPFYACSENEEDLKLIRRLQAEENVTVRNDPDGRSRLNINLFDGNIIVTDFGDAPALGNIKDTSLLDAYEVWNQSALATELSCHCPAVQCLGPNVLVKHSYYKEVDFKNNTSKL
- a CDS encoding SE1561 family protein, with the protein product MGNSIQDKSSQKEYIKNRIDLLVDVLDSIDAETAGIEEIDRIIGMLDDLEEKCKQFRHDWEEK
- a CDS encoding fumarate hydratase, which produces MEKFQESMYKLIVETSTKLPKDVRRAILAAKLKENAGTRAAMSLDTITDNILKADENVSPICQDTGLPTFKIKVPVGVNQIKMKKAIRQAIADATKDTKLRPNSVDSITGDNSGDNLGDGTPVIKFEQWEEDYIDARLILKGGGCENKNIQYSLPAELEGLGRAGRDLDGIRKCIMHSVYQAQGQGCSAGFIGVGIGGDRTSGYELAKEMLFRSVDDVNPNENLRKLEEYVMENANKLGIGTMGFGGETTLLGCKVGVINRIPASFFVSVAYNCWAYRRLGVKLNAETGEIQDWLYTEGEEVDFTKAEEEAAAAVEQQEEKTRSVTLEAPITEEQIRELKVGDVVTINGMMHTGRDAIHKHLMDNPAPIDLNGQIIYHCGPVMAKDAEGNWVVKAAGPTTSIREEPYQGDIMKKFGIRAVIGKGGMGPKTLAALKEHGGVYLNAIGGAAQYYAECMEKVEGVDLMEFGVPEAMWHIRVNGFTAVVTMDSHGNSLHEHVEKSSLQKLEQFKDPVFK
- the pdaA gene encoding delta-lactam-biosynthetic de-N-acetylase, giving the protein MRINRLLCLILVSILFFTQTHVIYAQRGVSNQRLEWYFEKKGEEKPPITDERYMELVHKYDSLFVGDPAKKDIYLTFDNGYENGYTDNVLDVLKRKKVPAAFFVTGQFMKTHPHLIKRMAEEGHIVGNHSYYHPDLTQVSDSRLKNELEKVKLRYTEITGKTDMNYIRPPRGVFSERTIMLAKQEGYTHVFWSLAFLDWETNKQRGWQYSYNQIMKQIHPGSIMLLHTVSKDNSDALERTIEALQKRGYTFKSLDDLQLKKSVPTPLLFKS
- a CDS encoding carbohydrate binding domain-containing protein: MKRIYAFALSALLMMPSGVIASADDDVDKEVQRKKEKTKWSLTWSDEFNKPQIDPKKWTYDTGNWIKDEEGNPITPGWGNNEKQYYTNSDENSFIKDGKLIIRAKKESTTDDSGTYDYTSAKLKTKGLFSQTYGRYEVRAKSPTGKGLWPAVWMLPEKDRYGGWAASGEIDIMEAWGSKPNKVAGTLHYGETWPNNRYTGKEFEFPFNEGINTWHTYAIEWEPGEIRWYVDGKLYQTQNEWYAKGQNNPIKYSYPAPFDQNFYLIMNLAVGGWFDGDPDETTTFPQQMEIDYVRVYEIKNGDYRDPVEPTPKPVELPEEAKQPLEDGNLIYDGNFERPFTRIDQNETPFDPTYWNLVTLPDFGGQASADTELIDNKNFAVITPQVPGAFSHSVQAIQLLSLGKSGRYKVSFDAKAASDRQISVKVGGGAERGWGKYSNEETIKLSNSLANYSFTFDMLADTDLAARLEFNLGNNGSIPVWIGDVRVEEVTNEPINESATKSPLPDGNHIYNGTFDQGAMDRLTYWDFISNHKKDRAVVNEKTREFHAELKGHSSKKTDKYLVQKGIQLVKGNEYLLTFKGKADRARSIEIGVLDENGNQYYVTPSKVTLNKKSDMYELKFKFDAATSDYNSQLIFYLGGHSADVYLDDIFLKNLTNIPDYNDVDMKPLKNGDFLSGLSFWTPYVHYDAAAEIMSEDGKAKISIDSEGNEPWSVLLEQGNLKLVKGLNYELRFSVSSQIARNIEVTLENAQYKRYFAESIEIGNEETIYTFQITPTETDTLSLKFLLGKSPGSPLGKHEIYLDDVQLHVLK
- the rlmD gene encoding 23S rRNA (uracil(1939)-C(5))-methyltransferase RlmD; its protein translation is MKNTKQNNPIMKIGETIPLQIKRLGINGEGIGFHQRQVIFVPGGIPGEEMSVIITKVFPNRAEAKIKKVFKKSKDRVTPPCPIYETCGGCQIQHMSYAAQLREKRDIVVQAFERYTKIHRDKLNVRETIGMNEPWAYRNKSQFQVGKIDDTVIAGLYSSNSHKLINIDHCLVQHEDTNIVTNKVKQIIRDLNLPIYDERKQTGSIRTIVVRTAFRTDEIQLVIVTATNELPKKEIFVAEIKKRLPQVTSFVQNVNEEKTSLVFGEQTEGIFGKDTITEHLGDLRFELSARAFFQLNPEQTVNLYNEVKRQANLTGNEKVVDAYCGSGTIGMWLANGAEEVRGMDIIKESIMDARKNAEKHQIKNAYYETGRAEKLLPKWVKEGWQPDVVVVDPPRTGCDPIFLETIIKTKPKKMVYVSCNPSTLAKDVHMLISNGFKVEQITPVDMFPQTSQVEAVCTLVLK
- a CDS encoding YfhD family protein, producing MEKRNRKSSLHNNAKASQAKGLDVEYSSELADQNDLEAQARAQAADRRQKNSRR
- a CDS encoding GNAT family N-acetyltransferase, whose amino-acid sequence is MLKKRDLSESHVLYNLMVHPDVFPFVRQKAASFEEFLFLTKQTIEEEDQGNIISRTILDEWHNPIGTINLFDVQDGYGFLGTWIGQPYFGKGYNSLAKEAFFSELFYEKDIHTIFMRIRKVNIRSQKAAEKIPYVTLANETRKDVYDQLNQGQDIYNLYQIEKDNYLMHMLRTQTQPLEIVEEQLKEA
- a CDS encoding amidohydrolase, with translation MKTLIQKAKVYPITSSELQQGDVLIENGKIIAVETHIDASADMEIIEAENLHLLPGFIDVHTHLGLYDEGTGWAGNDANETHEVLTPHIRAIDGCHPLDIAFKDAVRFGVTTAHIMPGSANVIGGTTSVIKTHGHDIRKMIIKETAGLKIALGENPKRIHSGRHNDSITRMGIMGMLREAFYQAKDSAYQDNLRVAPIAAALNREIPVRIHAHRADDILSAIRFAEEFNLDFRIEHCTEGHLIADSFKDLNLKVSVGPTLTRKSKIELKNKSWETYRILSENNVEVSITTDHPYIPIQYLNVCAAIAVREGLSEKKALEGITIAPAKNLGIDERVGSIEPGKDADLSLWTEHPFHFSATPVMTMIDGEIIYKKSTK